GCGCTCACCCGTGGGCAGAATGAGACTCTCATCGTGGATGTCAGGGGCGAACTCATTGGCAGCGCCAGCGATATTGAGCGCGAGCCGGTCACGCTCCAGAACGTGCCTCCGCATCTGATCCAGGCCGTCATCGCCACGGAAGACGCGCGCTTTTACTCCCACCCAGGCTTTGATCTCGTCGGACTCATGCGTGCCGCCGTGGCGAACTTCACCTCGCACGGCATCCGGCAGGGCGGCAGCACCATCACACAGCAGCTCGCGCGCAATGCCTTTGGCCTCCAAGGGCGGACCTATGAGCGGAAGCTGACGGAAATTTTTCTGGCCATGCGCATCGAGCGCGAGCGCACGAAGGATCAAATCCTCACGGACTACCTGAACCGCATTTATCTCGGCCACGGCTGTAGCGGCGTGGGTGCAGCCGCGCGTTGCTACTTTGGCAAGGATGTGCGCGACATCACTCTTATCGAGGCCGCCACGCTGGCAGGCATCATCAAGGCCCCCGTTACTTTCTCGCCGATTACCCAGCCGAAGTTGGCGCGTCAAAAGCGTGACCTCACGCTGAAGCGAATGGCAGAGACCGGGGCCATCACCGAGGCGGAGGCCGCTGCCGCTCAGGATGCGCCTGTCGTCGTTCGGCATGACAAGACCCGCGTGCGCACCGGCTACATGCTGGCCGCCGCCCGGGCGGAATTTCAGCGCATGGGCCTCAAGCCGGGCACACCGCCAACCATGTCGATGACCCTGCGTCTGGACTGGCAGCAGCGTCTTGATGACATGATGCGCCAGCACTTGGACACGCTCGCGCCCAAGGACAAAAACGGGCTGCAAGGAGCCGTGATCGTGCTGGACAATCGCTCCGGGGCCATCCTCGCCATGCAAGGCGGGCGCGACTTCACCACCAGCCCCTTCAATCGCGCTCTGGAGGGCGTCCGACCTCCTGGCACCGCCTTTCTCCCGCTCGTCTATGCCACCGCGCTCACCTTGCAGCCGGATGTCACCGATTTTCCCATGATCGACGGTCCCCTCGACAACAAGCAGGCCATGATCGGCGGCCTCGTGGGCACCCTCGGCGAGTGGGGTGCCGATGGTGAGGCGGTGACTTACACTGGCGGCACCATCACCCCCATGCAGGCGCTCTTGGAGGGTCGCACCGCCGCCACCGTCCGGCTTGGTTATCAAGTCGGTTTGGATCCCCTCCGTGCCGCGCTCGGTCGCTGCGGTTTCACCACACCGCTGCGCACAGAGGCTGCCTTCACCCTCGGCCAGAGCCATGCGCGCCTCATTGAGCTAGCCCGTGCCTTCACCGCCATCGCCAATGACGGCCGCCCTTGCCCGCTGCCCCGCCTGCTCCTTTCATCCTCTTCTCCTCGCAGCGACGAAGTCTTCACTCCTGCCGCCGCGTCCCATGTTCGCAATACCATGATCTCAGGCATGATGCGGCCTGAATACCGCAAGCCTCTCGTCGAGCATAAGCTCGCACAAAAAAGCATCGCCGGCTTCGGCGGCGTCACCTACGACCGCACCGATGCGTGGTTCATCGGCTCTGATCGCGCCCTTACCTGCCTCGTCTGGATCGGCCACGACAAAGACATCCCCATTGCTCCCAAGGCCACAGCAGCCACCGCCGCTCTTCCTCTCTGGGCCGCCGTCTTTGAGATGGTCACCGCCGGCCAGCCCAAGGGCTGGGATGCCAAAGGAGGCCTCCCAAAACTGCTGGCCGTTCCCCTTCGCGCCCTGCCCGTGGAGGATGAAGTCCGCGTCCCCGCCATTCCTCCCGCCTCTGAAGTCGTGCTCGGCCCCGACCCCTACCGCACCGCAGCGGTCCCGGTTGCTCCATAGGCTGCAAAACAGATGCGGTGGGAGCCTTACAGCCCCATCACTTTCTTCAGATAGTCAATGCTCTGCCGTGCAATCGTCGGCGCATCCGGTGTGTAATCGAACACCTCCACAGAAAGGTAGCCGTCATACTTGGTTTCGCGCAGCGCCGCGATGATCGGCTCGTACTTCACCTCGCCCTGGCCGGGCCCACGTAAGTTGGGATCGTTCGTGTGGAAATGCACCGTCCATTCCTTGCTGTCGCGGATGATGTCGGGAATCGGCTTCGATTCGTCGCTCATGGCCTTCACGTCGAGGTGCAGCTTGCAGGAAGGATGATCCACCAACTTGCACAGGCGGATGGTTTCTTCCGCCGTGTTCAAAAAGTTCGTTTCCTTGCGCCCCAGCGGCTCCATGGCGATCACCACGCCGTATTTGCCGCATTCCTCGGCCACTTCGCGCACGCAATCGGCCGCACGTTTGAAGGCGTCCTCGTAATTCCACTCCGGCAGCACGTTGCGCGCCTTCGGACTGCCCCAGACCATGATTCGTCCACCCGTCGCGCCACAGAACTGCGCCAGATGACGGCCGAACTTCACCGTCTCCTTGCGCTGGAGCGCGTCAGGCGTCGTGATGTGAAACCACGTTGGTTTCGTCAGCAGCCAGTGCAGGCCGAGGATTTCGAGGCCGAACGATTTCGCCTTTGCGCAAAACGTCAGCGCTTCCTCCACGGTCAGTTCCCGTGGATCATCCTTCAGCGTGAAGGGCGCCAGCTCAATGGCGTGATAGCCTGCTGCTGCGGCATCCTCACACATTTTCTCAAAGGTCCAGTTCTGGTAGGTCTCGTTACAGATCGCGAATCGCATAGGCGGGCAGATTGGGCGCTCATGGCGTTGACGTCAACTTGGGAGGTGTTCATGCCGGACGATGAATATCTGCTCGCAAATCCGACGGATATGCGTCACCTTGGCGCCATGAGCATGACCACGCTGACTCCCACAAGCGCCCGCATGAACCTTTCCAGCCTGCTACGGCGGGCCTTGAAGGGTGATGACATCGGCATCGTCATGGACGGGAAGATCATCGCGCTCCGTCCGGTGACGGTGGAAGCCACCGACTACGCGATGCGCGAGTATGGCGTGACCGCCGATGAGCTGGCCGGTTTTGAAAAGAAAGTTCATGGCAAAATCGAAAAAGAACGGAAAGCAGGAAAGCTCCGCGAGTTCACCGGCGACATCGAAGCCCTCGTTGCGGGCAAGAGTCACCGATGATCTGCTGGATCAGATCCGCCAGCGCTCCAAGGCCGGCCGCAAGGTGATCGGCGAGACGATGAATGCCGTGCTTGCTGCCTGGGGCCATCCGCATCTGCATTCCGGCGTCAGCATCCGCCGCCTGACCAAAACCATCTTCGAGTGCCGTGTCGGATTGGACGAGCGGCTGGTTTTTGTTTTTATCGCTACACCACCTGAACTGCTGTTCTTCTTCATCGGTGATCACGATGAGGTTCAGGCACTCATCCGTTCGATGAGATAGCGTTGTCAGCATCTTGTGTTAAATTTCCCCATGTCAGCCGCCCGCCTCATCCTCCTTGCGCTCGCCAGTAGCGCCATTGCCCACGCCGAACTCACGCTCGACGTGTCTGCGATTGAATTGAAACCCAAACCCGAGGACGAGGAGGTCGAAACCACGTTCAAGTTCCGCAACAAAGGCGGCAAGACCGTCAAAATCCTTGGCCTCGAGAGCGCCTGCTCCTGCCTCAGCGCCGAACTCGACAAGGCGGAATACAAACCCGGCGAAGTCGGCACCGGCCATGCCTCGTTCAAGGTTTCCACCTTCATTGGCCGCCACGAAAAGTCCGTCACCGTCAGCACCGATGACCCCAAACAGCCCGAGTGGCAGGTGAATTTCATCCTCGACGTGCCTGCGGTCGTGGACATCAAGCCGAAGACGCTCGAATGGTTCATCGGCGACACCCCTGGGTCAAAATCCAGCCTCGTGCGTTTCACGGGAGATGAGCCGATGAAAATCATCAAAGTCACGCCCATCCGCGACAACGTGAATTTTGACTGGAAGGAACTGAAGGAGGGGCGTGAATACCTCGTCACTGTGACGCCCAAGTCCACGCAGGACGTCACGATGAGCGCGTTGAAGATCGAGACCAGCAGCAGCATCGCCAAATACCGCAACCAGCTCGTGTTTTTCTCCATCAGCCGGAAGCCGGAGCCGCAGCCAGCAACGACCGCTGCCAAGAAATAACCTGGCTGCTTTATGCTTCGTTCCATTCGACAGGCTTTCATCCTTTTGCTGCTCGCCTCTGCGGCCGCTTGGGCCACCCATGCCTGGCATCCACGTGCCCCGGCGCTGTATCTCGTCGAGGAACCGCTGCGAAATGACGAAGTCAGCATGCAGGTCATTCAAGAACGTTGGAAGGGTGATGTCCTGTGGATCGACGCCCGTATCCAGGAACAGTATGATGCAGCACACATCCCAGGTGCTCTCCTGCTCAATGAGCAGGGCTTTGAGCAGCAGTTGTTCAATTACCTCGATGGCCTGCAGGTGAACACCAAGCCCATCGTGGTCTATTGCAGCGCCGCGAAGTGTGATGCTAGCCGCAAGGTGCTCGAACGTCTCAAGCAAATGCTGCCCATTGAGAACGCTTTTGTGCTCAAAGGTGGTTGGAAGGCATGGGAGAGCGCCAACAAATGACATTGACGGCATCCGGTATTTTTCCGTAGCATGGCGGTCCTATGTCACTCCAAGCACTTCTCATCTGGTCCGTTCTAGGTCTGGTCGCCGGCATCATTGCCAAGCTCATCATGCCGGGCAGGCAGGGCATCAACCCCATCACCACGGTGCTGCTCGGTATCGCCGGCAGCATCATTGGCGGCAAAGTCGGCAGTCTGGTCAACTGGGGTGTTGCGGGTGAATTCAGCGTCAAGGGCATCATCACCGCCGTCGGCGGCGCTGTGCTGTTGATGTTTGTGTGGGGTTTGATTTTCAAGAAGAAGGCGTGAGCGGCTGTGGTTGCTAGGCGGTGTTCGCGCACGTAGTCTAAGTCATGCAACTGCTCCGTCACCTCCTGCTTGCCACGCTGACCCTGCTCTCCGTCAACGCCGCCGAGCCTGCGCTGGCGGGCAAGCTGGCCCGCGTGTCTGTCACCGATTCAGATATCGAGGACATGCGCCGCTGGCGCGAACTGCGGCTGTGGATGGATGAAGCCGCCACGCAGGGAGCCGCGGGTCTGATTCTCGACATACACGTCACCCAGAGCCATGCGCAGGCCGCTTTGCCGCTGGCAGAGGAAATTGCCCGCCTGAAGATCAAGACCAAGGCGTTTGTGAACACATCTGCCATCGGCGGCGGCGCGCTGCTGGCACTGGCTTGCGATGAGATATGGATGGCCCCCGGCTCACGTATCGGTGCGGCCCCGCCGAAGGTGCAGGTGGATGAATCGCTTTCACCGAAGGCGCAGGACACTCTGTTGGCCGAGGCGCTGGCCGTTTTGAAGGCCGGAGCGCGTAGCCTGTGCAAACTCAAAGGCCACCGGCCTGAAATTGCCGACGCGTTTGTGGATCGTGACAAGGGTTTGGTGATCGGGACGGCCACGCTGGCGGAAAAAGGCGAGTTGTTGCTACTGGATGCCGACACGGCGGTGCAACCGGTCGATGGCAAGCCGCTGC
The window above is part of the Prosthecobacter sp. genome. Proteins encoded here:
- a CDS encoding transglycosylase domain-containing protein, encoding MKFFLHKLRERWRRLPTWLRRLGGACAIVFLIGLVTLGIVWQHYAGIAATYDMAALTRGQNETLIVDVRGELIGSASDIEREPVTLQNVPPHLIQAVIATEDARFYSHPGFDLVGLMRAAVANFTSHGIRQGGSTITQQLARNAFGLQGRTYERKLTEIFLAMRIERERTKDQILTDYLNRIYLGHGCSGVGAAARCYFGKDVRDITLIEAATLAGIIKAPVTFSPITQPKLARQKRDLTLKRMAETGAITEAEAAAAQDAPVVVRHDKTRVRTGYMLAAARAEFQRMGLKPGTPPTMSMTLRLDWQQRLDDMMRQHLDTLAPKDKNGLQGAVIVLDNRSGAILAMQGGRDFTTSPFNRALEGVRPPGTAFLPLVYATALTLQPDVTDFPMIDGPLDNKQAMIGGLVGTLGEWGADGEAVTYTGGTITPMQALLEGRTAATVRLGYQVGLDPLRAALGRCGFTTPLRTEAAFTLGQSHARLIELARAFTAIANDGRPCPLPRLLLSSSSPRSDEVFTPAAASHVRNTMISGMMRPEYRKPLVEHKLAQKSIAGFGGVTYDRTDAWFIGSDRALTCLVWIGHDKDIPIAPKATAATAALPLWAAVFEMVTAGQPKGWDAKGGLPKLLAVPLRALPVEDEVRVPAIPPASEVVLGPDPYRTAAVPVAP
- a CDS encoding DUF1573 domain-containing protein: MSAARLILLALASSAIAHAELTLDVSAIELKPKPEDEEVETTFKFRNKGGKTVKILGLESACSCLSAELDKAEYKPGEVGTGHASFKVSTFIGRHEKSVTVSTDDPKQPEWQVNFILDVPAVVDIKPKTLEWFIGDTPGSKSSLVRFTGDEPMKIIKVTPIRDNVNFDWKELKEGREYLVTVTPKSTQDVTMSALKIETSSSIAKYRNQLVFFSISRKPEPQPATTAAKK
- a CDS encoding rhodanese-like domain-containing protein; the encoded protein is MLRSIRQAFILLLLASAAAWATHAWHPRAPALYLVEEPLRNDEVSMQVIQERWKGDVLWIDARIQEQYDAAHIPGALLLNEQGFEQQLFNYLDGLQVNTKPIVVYCSAAKCDASRKVLERLKQMLPIENAFVLKGGWKAWESANK
- a CDS encoding sugar phosphate isomerase/epimerase family protein; the protein is MRFAICNETYQNWTFEKMCEDAAAAGYHAIELAPFTLKDDPRELTVEEALTFCAKAKSFGLEILGLHWLLTKPTWFHITTPDALQRKETVKFGRHLAQFCGATGGRIMVWGSPKARNVLPEWNYEDAFKRAADCVREVAEECGKYGVVIAMEPLGRKETNFLNTAEETIRLCKLVDHPSCKLHLDVKAMSDESKPIPDIIRDSKEWTVHFHTNDPNLRGPGQGEVKYEPIIAALRETKYDGYLSVEVFDYTPDAPTIARQSIDYLKKVMGL
- a CDS encoding GlsB/YeaQ/YmgE family stress response membrane protein, which produces MSLQALLIWSVLGLVAGIIAKLIMPGRQGINPITTVLLGIAGSIIGGKVGSLVNWGVAGEFSVKGIITAVGGAVLLMFVWGLIFKKKA